TGCCGGAATCTGTGTGAAGGAATAACTTAAGACAGTTTGATCGGAATGGAATACACAGTTGCATGCTAAAACTAAATCACAGGTTGTGAGTTCTAGTTTATCCCTTGCAATATCCGTTGGAGCACCGTAATTATAAGATAGTATCGTATCTGTTATAGGAAGCTTACATTGGGTTAGAAGCGGATGTTCCAAAAGATTTGTAGGGGAGGATGGAGAATGGGGAGCTATTAAAGTTCCTTTTCCTTGAGATTTAATAATCATACCATCTTCTTGCAAAATAGCAAGAGCTTGCCGAAGAGTATTTCTGCTGACACCATATTTCTGAGATAGAGCAGTTTCTCCAGGGAGATATTCTCCAGGTGGATAAGTTCCGTCCATAATATCCTTATATAGAGAATTGTACACATCTAAATATACGGGAATATTATCGGTATATAGTCGTGTTTGCATTATTCGACCTCCTTTGTTCAATCTTGATGAACAAGTTAATCATATCATGTTTTTTTTGTCTGTGCAATTATAATTCTGATAAGTAGGAAATGAAAAGAGACTGGAAATACAAAATGCACAAGATTGTATGTTAAACCTTGTGAGAAAGTTATAAAAATTAAAAAAGTATGGAGGAAATGTTGACAAACAGATAAAAACAATGCTAATCTTTGGACAAGATGAACATGTTCAACAAGATAAGAGGGGGAGGATACATGATACGTCTTTGCGAAGAAAAAGACAGAGGGCAATTATTAAACTATTTGCAAGAAAATCCGATTTATCATACATTTTTGCTTGCAGATATGGAACAATATGGATTTAATCATTCATTTCAACAGATTTATGTGCAGGAAGAAAATGGAGAATGTCAAGGTGTTTACTTGCGGTATTATCATAATTTGATTCTTGCAGGTGAACCGGACTACATAGATGGCAGGGCGGTTGCACAGTTAGTAAATGGAGAAATTAGAACCATAATGGGAAGAGGGGAACTTGTCAAACAAGTTTTAGATTATTTGGATAGTACATGGAACATGGTAGAAAGTAATTTGTATGTACAGCCTATTCCAGTACAAATTTTGGAAAAACCAATGGCAAACTTAAGAATTGCAAAATTGGATGATGTAGATGCTATTTATCAGTTTTTGATGAGTTTTCCAGAGTTTGTAGCACCATATGGTGAAAAGGAAATGATTGTAAATCGTATTACAAATAATGAGGGAATTCATGTGCTGCTTGAAGAAAATGGGAAAATTATTGCACACGGAAATAGTGCAGCAAAAACAGAAAAATCCTGTATGCTGGGAGGAATTTGTGTAGATCACGCATATAGAGGAAATGGGTATGCACAGAAGGTTTTATCTGTATTAAGTGAATATATACATCAAGAAGGAAAAATGCCTTGCATTTTTGCACCAGCAGATTCAGAATACTCAATTTTCGAAAAGACTGGATTTGAAATTTATGGGACATGGGCGGTTGTAAACCGCATTAAGTAGGAGGGACTCATGGAAACGATAAATAAGAAATTGAAAACAAAGGATATTTTAGGTTATACGATAGGATCTATTGGTGATAGTACATCATACAATTTTATTTTATCATTTTTATCTTTTTTTATGACAACAGTTGCAGGGGTGAGTCCAGCAGTAGCTGGAGCTATTATTTCAATTGCAATTGCATGGGATGCTATTACTGATCCGATTATTGGGTATATTGTAGATAATTCTAGAAGTAGCAAGGGAAAACGTCGCCCTTGGATTTTGCGATCAGTAGTTCCGCTCGGTGCTTCTATGGTACTATTATTTTTAAAAGTGGACTTTTCGGCTGCACAAAAAAACTTGTATTATTTGATTTTAGTCCTTGTTTTCTGGACAGCGTATACAGCATTTAATATTCCATACTATTCTTTTGGATCAGTACTTACAGATGTTGATAGCGAGCGTGTAAAATTGGCAGCTTTTCGTGAAGTACTTGGATATGTTGGAATTTTTTGTGCAAGTTCTGTTCCTACTTTTATTGTTGGAAAAATGGTGGCGAGTGGTTTCTCAGATGCAAATTCATGGTTTACAGTAGGTGTGATCACAGCAGTTATTTCTGTCATTACAATTTCATTAATGTGGTGGATGACTAAAGGTAAAGAGCCAATAGAAGAGGTCGCTGAGACTGAGAAGATGAATATAAAAGGATTTTTCGTACAGATTTGGAGTCTGATGAAGATGAAACCGTATGTGCTTGTAATTCTTTGTGCACTTTTAACTAATGTATACATGACATTATTTAACTCTAGTCTGATGTATTATGTAACGTACAACATGGGGTTGGCTGAAACACAAGCATCACTGATGTTTACAGCTATGAATATCGTATCAATTGTATTTATTCCATTTGTAACAAAAGGGGTGGAAATTTTTAGTAAAAGTAAGGTGTATGTTGGTTGTACTATTTTCAGTGGAAGTATTATGATACTTACAATGTTTACTGGTATTCCTAATATTGCAATGGGATGTGTTTATGTAGTACTGGTTGGTGTAGGAACTTGTGCTTATTGGATGTGTATTTTTAACTTTTTATATGACGTTGTAGATTATGATGAATTTCAGCGAGGAAAAAAACGTGACGGAATTATTATGTCTTATTACTCGTTTTTGTTAAAACTTGGTGGTTCTGTTGCTGCAGCGGTACAGGGCATACTATTGGAACAGAGTGGATTCAATCCAACTTTAGCTGTGCAGGGAGAAAATGCACTGAATATGATAAAAATAATGTTTACTATTCTTCCAGGGGTATGTTTATTTGGAGCTGGTGTAGTTATGGCAGTGACTCCATTAAAAGATAAGAGAATGAGTGCATTAAGAACAGCCTTAGAGAAGAAACGATTAGGAGAAAGTTATTCAGTAGAAGGCTTTAAAGAATTATTAGATAATCAACAATAGACTGATATAAAATTTAAAATTGAGGAGGAAAACTATGAATTCGAAAGCAGCAGTTGTAATGCAAACAGATTTTACAAAAGATATTTCCGTCTGTACTATGCAGGGCGTGTGTATGATGGTGGATCCGACATTACGTGTTTTTGATAATACACATGATATTAAGAGTTTTGATACATATCAGGCTTCTACGTGTTTAAGTTAC
This Ruminococcus hominis DNA region includes the following protein-coding sequences:
- a CDS encoding MFS transporter; the encoded protein is METINKKLKTKDILGYTIGSIGDSTSYNFILSFLSFFMTTVAGVSPAVAGAIISIAIAWDAITDPIIGYIVDNSRSSKGKRRPWILRSVVPLGASMVLLFLKVDFSAAQKNLYYLILVLVFWTAYTAFNIPYYSFGSVLTDVDSERVKLAAFREVLGYVGIFCASSVPTFIVGKMVASGFSDANSWFTVGVITAVISVITISLMWWMTKGKEPIEEVAETEKMNIKGFFVQIWSLMKMKPYVLVILCALLTNVYMTLFNSSLMYYVTYNMGLAETQASLMFTAMNIVSIVFIPFVTKGVEIFSKSKVYVGCTIFSGSIMILTMFTGIPNIAMGCVYVVLVGVGTCAYWMCIFNFLYDVVDYDEFQRGKKRDGIIMSYYSFLLKLGGSVAAAVQGILLEQSGFNPTLAVQGENALNMIKIMFTILPGVCLFGAGVVMAVTPLKDKRMSALRTALEKKRLGESYSVEGFKELLDNQQ
- a CDS encoding GNAT family N-acetyltransferase; the protein is MIRLCEEKDRGQLLNYLQENPIYHTFLLADMEQYGFNHSFQQIYVQEENGECQGVYLRYYHNLILAGEPDYIDGRAVAQLVNGEIRTIMGRGELVKQVLDYLDSTWNMVESNLYVQPIPVQILEKPMANLRIAKLDDVDAIYQFLMSFPEFVAPYGEKEMIVNRITNNEGIHVLLEENGKIIAHGNSAAKTEKSCMLGGICVDHAYRGNGYAQKVLSVLSEYIHQEGKMPCIFAPADSEYSIFEKTGFEIYGTWAVVNRIK
- a CDS encoding GntR family transcriptional regulator; this translates as MQTRLYTDNIPVYLDVYNSLYKDIMDGTYPPGEYLPGETALSQKYGVSRNTLRQALAILQEDGMIIKSQGKGTLIAPHSPSSPTNLLEHPLLTQCKLPITDTILSYNYGAPTDIARDKLELTTCDLVLACNCVFHSDQTVLSYSFTQIPATFFDLLLLDTAQEDSIREVILKTLFTHTERMDTTIKLIYVNHMETDFLKVPEQTPALLLESIHYTKENQPLARNKFYVLPEYYQLHFPLYRKSNR